The proteins below are encoded in one region of Sphingobacterium sp. R2:
- the gcvP gene encoding aminomethyl-transferring glycine dehydrogenase, which yields MSNIHFQEKFENRHNGPSPVEANEMLAKLGVSSIDQLIDQTVPSQIRAPKPLNLPKALSEVAYLKRIAEIAEKNKVFKSFIGQGYYDVILPGVIQRNVFENPGWYTQYTPYQAEIAQGRLQALLNFQTVICDFTGLEIANASLLDEATAAAEAMFMLYSARKNKDANVFLVSDNAYAQTVDVLKTRALSFGIELKIAAIAESELTDDVFAAFVQYPAADGSIVDYKSFAATAHSKNITVCAAADLMSLALLTPPGEWGADVVVGNSQRFGVPMGFGGPHAAYFATRDSFKRNIPGRIIGVTSDSNGKYALRMALQTREQHIRRDKASSNICTAQALLAIMASFYAVYHGPEGIKNIASRINALANMLDQALQSLGYTQLNAAYFDTLRVDLGAHAGALKSEALNNELNFYYNGSEVSIAIDETTTYEDIKTIVKVFAKIQGKTLNDVDFDALEENLGSSIPADLVRTSAYLTHPNFNSYHSEHEMLRYIKSLEAKDLSLCHSMIPLGSCTMKLNATAEMVPVTWARFGGLHPFAPADQTSGYMQMIGELNDWLSEITGFAKMSFQPNSGAQGEYAGLMVIRAYHESRGDHGRNICLIPASAHGTNPASASMAGLKVVVVKCDELGNIDIPDLRAKATEHAANLNSLMVTYPSTHGVFEESIIEVCEIVHANGGQVYMDGANMNAQVGLTSPGHIGADVCHLNLHKTFCIPHGGGGPGMGPIGVAKHLVPFLPNHEVVSTSGEEGISAVSAAPFGSASILLISHAYISMMGGEGLTNATRTAILNANYIKARLENAYPVLYSGTNGRCAHEMILDCRGFKNFGIEVADIAKRLMDYGFHAPTVSFPVAGTLMVEPTESESKAELDRFCDALVAIREEIAAVEAGDVDQANNVLKHAPHTASVVTADEWDRPYSRQTAAYPLEYVRDRKFWPSVGRVNDSQGDRTLICSCPSIEEYAEA from the coding sequence ATGAGCAATATACACTTCCAAGAAAAATTCGAAAATCGCCACAATGGCCCAAGTCCAGTTGAAGCGAATGAAATGTTGGCCAAATTAGGCGTTTCGTCTATTGACCAACTTATTGACCAAACGGTCCCTTCTCAAATTCGTGCTCCAAAACCTTTAAATCTTCCTAAAGCATTGTCTGAGGTCGCCTATTTAAAGCGTATTGCGGAAATCGCTGAGAAAAATAAAGTTTTTAAATCTTTTATTGGTCAAGGTTACTACGATGTAATCCTTCCGGGCGTAATTCAACGAAATGTATTTGAAAACCCAGGATGGTATACGCAGTATACTCCTTATCAGGCGGAGATTGCACAAGGTAGGTTACAAGCTTTATTGAACTTCCAGACTGTAATTTGTGACTTTACTGGTTTAGAAATAGCCAATGCTTCTTTGTTGGATGAAGCTACGGCTGCAGCTGAAGCCATGTTTATGCTTTATTCAGCTCGGAAAAATAAAGATGCTAACGTATTCTTGGTGTCGGACAATGCCTATGCGCAGACGGTTGATGTATTAAAGACCCGTGCCTTGTCTTTTGGTATTGAACTTAAAATTGCGGCTATTGCTGAATCAGAATTAACAGATGATGTATTTGCTGCATTTGTTCAATATCCTGCAGCGGATGGTTCAATTGTTGATTATAAATCATTTGCAGCTACAGCGCACAGTAAGAATATTACCGTATGTGCTGCGGCAGATTTGATGAGCTTAGCATTGTTAACCCCTCCGGGAGAATGGGGTGCAGATGTTGTTGTTGGTAATTCACAACGTTTTGGCGTACCGATGGGCTTTGGTGGTCCTCATGCAGCATATTTTGCAACACGCGACAGCTTCAAACGTAATATCCCTGGTCGTATTATTGGTGTTACTTCCGATTCAAATGGAAAGTATGCATTGCGAATGGCTTTACAGACGCGCGAACAACATATTCGTCGCGATAAAGCATCGTCAAATATTTGTACTGCACAAGCGCTTTTGGCGATCATGGCTTCTTTCTATGCCGTTTACCACGGCCCAGAAGGAATCAAAAATATAGCATCACGTATCAATGCTTTGGCCAATATGTTGGATCAAGCATTACAGTCGTTGGGTTATACGCAATTGAATGCGGCTTATTTTGATACACTACGTGTAGACTTAGGTGCACATGCTGGTGCTTTGAAATCTGAGGCATTAAATAACGAGTTAAACTTCTATTATAATGGTTCGGAAGTTTCAATTGCTATCGACGAAACAACCACATACGAAGATATTAAGACGATCGTCAAAGTATTTGCTAAAATTCAAGGTAAAACATTGAATGACGTCGATTTCGATGCATTAGAAGAGAATTTAGGTTCTTCAATTCCTGCCGATTTAGTACGTACTTCTGCTTACTTAACCCATCCAAACTTTAATAGCTATCATTCTGAACATGAGATGTTGCGCTATATCAAATCGTTGGAAGCAAAAGATTTATCGCTTTGTCACTCGATGATTCCATTGGGTTCATGTACGATGAAATTGAATGCTACAGCTGAAATGGTGCCAGTTACTTGGGCGAGATTTGGCGGTTTACATCCATTTGCTCCTGCAGATCAAACTTCTGGATATATGCAAATGATCGGTGAATTGAACGATTGGTTGTCTGAAATTACTGGTTTTGCGAAGATGAGTTTCCAACCAAATTCAGGAGCACAAGGCGAGTACGCTGGTCTGATGGTTATCCGCGCTTACCATGAGAGCCGTGGTGATCATGGACGTAATATCTGTTTGATCCCTGCTTCAGCACACGGAACCAACCCTGCTTCTGCTTCTATGGCAGGCTTAAAAGTGGTCGTTGTGAAATGTGATGAATTAGGAAATATCGATATTCCAGATTTAAGAGCAAAAGCGACTGAACATGCTGCAAACTTGAACTCACTGATGGTGACTTATCCTTCTACACACGGTGTATTTGAAGAGTCGATCATTGAAGTCTGTGAAATTGTTCATGCAAACGGCGGTCAGGTTTATATGGACGGTGCGAACATGAATGCACAGGTTGGATTGACAAGCCCAGGGCATATTGGTGCCGATGTGTGTCACTTGAACCTCCATAAAACATTCTGTATTCCTCACGGTGGTGGAGGTCCAGGTATGGGACCGATCGGTGTTGCGAAACACTTAGTTCCTTTCTTACCTAACCACGAAGTGGTTTCGACTTCTGGTGAAGAGGGTATCTCTGCTGTTTCTGCAGCTCCATTTGGTTCAGCATCGATCTTGCTTATTTCCCATGCTTATATTTCAATGATGGGTGGTGAAGGTTTGACAAATGCGACAAGAACAGCAATATTAAATGCAAACTATATTAAAGCACGTTTAGAAAATGCATATCCGGTACTTTATTCAGGTACTAACGGACGTTGTGCACACGAAATGATCTTAGATTGCCGTGGATTCAAAAACTTTGGTATCGAGGTTGCAGATATTGCAAAACGTTTAATGGATTATGGTTTCCACGCACCGACAGTTTCTTTCCCTGTTGCAGGAACATTGATGGTTGAGCCTACTGAATCGGAGTCTAAGGCTGAATTGGATCGTTTCTGTGATGCATTAGTTGCTATTCGTGAAGAGATCGCTGCGGTTGAAGCAGGAGACGTGGACCAAGCTAACAATGTACTGAAACATGCACCACATACTGCTTCGGTTGTAACGGCAGATGAGTGGGATAGACCTTACAGTCGTCAAACAGCTGCATATCCGTTGGAATATGTTAGAGATCGTAAATTCTGGCCTTCTGTAGGACGTGTAAATGATTCTCAAGGTGACCGTACATTGATCTGTTCGTGTCCATCTATTGAAGAATACGCCGAAGCATAA
- a CDS encoding N-acetylmuramoyl-L-alanine amidase, whose amino-acid sequence MNILKLSINFCVTTVFLASCAGGKYAKTEKVYKKQAKEFSKLYKQSPVTGQLEKVNVNDQQWIASINFGIRKPNFVVIHHTAQDSLGQTVRTFHSAKAGVSSHYVVGRDGKVVQMVNDLFRAHHAGLGKWGNDTDLNSSSIGIELDNNGTTDPWTDAQINALMQLLTYLKTTYRIPQANFIGHMDLAPTRKNDPSRFPWKKLADQGFGFWYEDYLETPPADFNPKMALRIIGYDVSNVDAAIKAFKIHYIQQDVHTAFMSDQDLKILYSIYKKFL is encoded by the coding sequence ATGAACATACTAAAATTATCCATCAATTTTTGTGTCACCACAGTCTTCTTAGCCTCTTGTGCCGGAGGGAAATACGCGAAGACTGAAAAGGTATATAAGAAGCAGGCAAAAGAGTTTTCAAAACTATACAAACAATCCCCTGTCACCGGTCAATTGGAGAAGGTGAATGTCAACGATCAACAATGGATTGCATCGATTAATTTTGGTATCCGTAAACCCAATTTTGTCGTTATTCATCATACAGCTCAGGACTCTTTAGGACAGACCGTTCGCACATTTCATTCCGCGAAAGCAGGTGTAAGCTCCCATTATGTGGTCGGTAGAGATGGAAAAGTCGTGCAGATGGTCAATGATCTCTTTCGTGCGCATCATGCTGGATTAGGAAAATGGGGCAACGATACGGATCTTAATTCTTCTTCTATCGGCATTGAGCTGGACAATAATGGGACCACCGATCCTTGGACTGATGCACAGATAAATGCCTTGATGCAGTTATTGACTTATTTAAAGACGACCTACAGGATTCCGCAGGCCAATTTTATAGGACATATGGATCTGGCTCCAACTCGGAAAAACGATCCATCGCGTTTTCCATGGAAAAAGTTGGCCGATCAAGGCTTCGGTTTTTGGTATGAAGACTATTTAGAGACGCCTCCGGCAGACTTTAATCCAAAAATGGCATTACGTATCATCGGATACGACGTGAGCAATGTCGATGCGGCAATCAAGGCGTTTAAGATTCACTACATCCAGCAGGATGTTCATACCGCTTTCATGAGTGATCAGGATCTTAAAATACTTTATTCGATCTAT